A single window of Methanoculleus oceani DNA harbors:
- a CDS encoding TIGR00296 family protein, whose translation MEMLTPEEGRTAVRLARSAIERAVDGERMELPALSPVFGEKRGVFVTIKRQGRLRGCIGLPYPIKPLGDAIVEAAVSAALEDPRFPPVSRPELADLDLEVTVLTLPRPLECPPAERPGCVEVGKHGLIVTGRGTGGLLLPQVPTEYGWTSSEFLDQTCVKAGLSPGCWRRDDVAVQTFEGQIFEEKAV comes from the coding sequence ATGGAAATGCTGACCCCGGAAGAAGGCAGAACGGCAGTTCGTCTGGCACGGAGCGCCATCGAAAGAGCCGTCGACGGCGAACGGATGGAGCTGCCCGCTCTCTCCCCTGTTTTTGGGGAGAAGCGCGGCGTCTTCGTCACGATCAAGCGACAGGGGCGTCTCCGCGGATGCATCGGCCTCCCGTACCCGATAAAACCGCTCGGCGATGCAATCGTCGAGGCGGCCGTATCGGCGGCTCTCGAGGATCCCCGGTTCCCGCCGGTATCGCGGCCGGAACTTGCCGACCTCGACCTCGAGGTGACGGTGCTCACGCTTCCCCGGCCGCTCGAGTGCCCGCCGGCAGAGCGACCCGGCTGCGTCGAGGTCGGGAAGCACGGCCTGATCGTCACCGGTCGCGGGACCGGAGGCCTCCTCCTCCCGCAGGTCCCGACCGAGTACGGCTGGACCAGCAGCGAGTTCCTCGACCAGACCTGCGTCAAGGCCGGGCTTTCGCCCGGGTGCTGGAGGCGCGACGATGTCGCCGTGCAGACCTTCGAGGGGCAGATATTCGAAGAAAAGGCGGTTTAA
- a CDS encoding CBS domain-containing protein has translation MEIPTPAELREKRLRMGLKQADVARMAGISQSMVARIEAGSVDPRVSTLARIVEVLRAAEHSAITAADVMNAPVLSVAPDDPVGRAVEIMGHNGISQLPVLENGVPVGCISESAIMNAMEEGGLHQTHRKLVQDYMEPGFPTVPPTAPIDTIVHLLHHSHAIIVLEKGKVQGVITKHDLISLIT, from the coding sequence ATGGAAATACCCACCCCGGCCGAGCTGCGGGAAAAAAGGCTCCGCATGGGCTTGAAGCAGGCGGATGTAGCCCGTATGGCCGGAATCAGCCAATCCATGGTCGCGCGGATCGAGGCCGGCAGCGTGGATCCGAGGGTGAGCACGCTTGCGAGGATCGTGGAAGTCCTGCGGGCAGCGGAGCACTCGGCAATCACGGCGGCCGACGTTATGAACGCACCCGTGCTCTCCGTTGCCCCGGACGACCCCGTCGGCCGGGCCGTCGAGATCATGGGCCACAACGGCATCTCCCAGCTGCCGGTGCTGGAGAACGGGGTGCCTGTCGGGTGCATATCCGAATCCGCCATCATGAACGCCATGGAAGAAGGGGGGCTCCACCAGACGCACCGGAAACTGGTGCAGGATTACATGGAACCCGGTTTCCCGACGGTTCCTCCGACGGCGCCCATCGATACGATCGTCCATCTCCTGCATCACAGCCACGCGATCATCGTGCTCGAGAAAGGAAAGGTGCAGGGTGTCATCACCAAGCACGACCTGATATCGCTGATCACGTAG
- a CDS encoding pyrroline-5-carboxylate reductase family protein, whose translation MDCVGIIGYGHMGSMLVNGFLASGALRVDEVVVASRSRESRDACAGAWPGIGIAATNRELARRCRTIILAVRPREIRGVLNEIVSVMDGDEQIVSLAAGISLDDLEGLFPGSVTRVVPTVTSAVGQGTTLICHGRQVGMHDTLRVEGLFSSIGDVVLVGEDDLPAATILSSCGPGLFAAIIDELAGATARASGLPPDRALMLATETVAATAAYLRETGEAPGDLIERVATGGGVTEAGVQRLRERLPGVFDEAVAAMLQRYGAVGK comes from the coding sequence ATGGATTGTGTGGGGATTATCGGCTACGGACATATGGGCAGCATGCTGGTGAACGGGTTTCTCGCATCCGGTGCACTCCGCGTCGATGAGGTCGTGGTTGCTTCTCGCAGCCGGGAGAGCCGGGACGCATGCGCCGGAGCATGGCCGGGAATCGGCATCGCCGCAACGAACAGGGAACTCGCACGGCGGTGCCGCACGATCATCCTCGCCGTCAGGCCACGGGAGATACGCGGCGTCCTTAACGAAATAGTCTCCGTAATGGACGGCGACGAGCAGATCGTCTCGCTTGCCGCCGGCATCAGCCTCGATGACCTTGAAGGATTGTTCCCGGGATCGGTCACCAGGGTCGTGCCCACGGTCACCTCCGCGGTCGGGCAGGGGACGACGCTGATCTGCCACGGGCGGCAGGTGGGCATGCACGATACCCTCCGGGTTGAAGGACTCTTCTCGTCCATCGGAGACGTGGTGCTTGTCGGGGAGGACGACCTCCCGGCGGCCACGATTCTTTCGAGCTGCGGGCCGGGGTTGTTTGCCGCCATCATCGATGAACTGGCGGGTGCGACGGCCCGTGCGAGCGGACTCCCGCCGGACCGGGCGCTTATGCTCGCAACGGAGACGGTCGCGGCCACGGCCGCCTACCTCCGGGAGACCGGCGAGGCGCCGGGAGACCTGATCGAACGGGTTGCAACCGGCGGCGGCGTCACGGAGGCCGGGGTGCAGAGGCTCCGGGAACGGCTGCCTGGAGTCTTCGACGAGGCAGTCGCCGCCATGCTGCAGCGCTACGGTGCGGTGGGGAAGTGA
- a CDS encoding type I 3-dehydroquinate dehydratase, whose translation MKIVVSVESAGVIGEVVEYNPTFIEVRLDRMEGDLLDQVRAIREKTVIPLIATLRSREEGGRFVGDADLWARIVGPIARYVDIVDVEARYRDHAPFIKSQGVQILASLHTNEMPTPPELGRIEEMLRSYGDIPKIVVKPRTREDLFELIQFTHQAQKPICTSIMGAEFRYARAILPLFGSEFTFSHAGTPTAEGQYHIREMRQISDLLK comes from the coding sequence ATGAAGATCGTCGTCTCGGTGGAGAGTGCCGGCGTTATCGGCGAGGTGGTGGAGTACAACCCGACATTCATCGAGGTCAGGCTCGACCGGATGGAGGGGGACCTGCTGGACCAGGTCCGTGCGATCCGGGAGAAGACCGTCATCCCCCTGATTGCCACGCTCAGGAGCAGAGAGGAGGGAGGCCGGTTTGTCGGCGACGCGGACCTCTGGGCCCGGATCGTCGGCCCGATAGCACGATACGTCGATATCGTGGACGTGGAGGCACGCTACCGCGACCACGCGCCGTTCATCAAGAGCCAGGGCGTCCAGATCCTCGCATCGCTGCACACGAACGAGATGCCCACCCCGCCGGAGCTCGGAAGGATCGAGGAGATGCTCAGGTCCTACGGCGATATCCCGAAGATCGTCGTGAAACCCCGGACCCGGGAAGACCTCTTCGAACTCATCCAGTTCACCCATCAGGCCCAGAAACCCATCTGCACGAGCATCATGGGCGCCGAGTTCCGCTACGCCCGTGCAATCCTGCCCCTCTTCGGGTCGGAGTTCACGTTCAGCCATGCCGGCACCCCGACGGCAGAAGGGCAGTACCATATACGGGAGATGCGGCAGATCTCGGATCTGTTGAAGTGA
- the tpiA gene encoding triose-phosphate isomerase has translation MDSPFILVNLKTYQEGMGSNAHRIAAAAETVARETGAVIGIAPVFTEIHPMSHHYAIPVYAQHIDAIAPGAHTGHILPEAVRSAGARGTLINHSERRLTLADIDACVQAARRLHLESVVCTNNDATSAAAAALRPDYVAIEPPELIGSGVSVSKADPGIIERSVNAVRAVNPDVKVLTGAGIQSGECVKIAVDLGTCGVLLASSVVKADDPEAVLRDLVSLL, from the coding sequence ATGGATTCCCCGTTCATTCTGGTCAATCTCAAGACCTATCAGGAGGGTATGGGCAGCAACGCTCACCGGATCGCCGCTGCGGCCGAGACCGTGGCGAGAGAGACCGGCGCCGTCATCGGCATCGCGCCGGTCTTCACCGAAATTCACCCGATGAGCCACCACTACGCGATCCCTGTCTACGCCCAGCATATCGATGCGATCGCTCCCGGCGCCCATACAGGCCATATTCTCCCGGAAGCGGTCAGGTCGGCGGGCGCACGCGGCACCCTGATCAACCACTCCGAACGCCGCCTCACCCTGGCCGATATCGACGCCTGCGTTCAGGCCGCCCGGAGGCTCCACCTCGAGTCGGTCGTCTGCACGAACAACGACGCGACGAGCGCCGCGGCAGCAGCGCTCCGTCCCGACTACGTGGCGATCGAGCCCCCGGAGCTGATCGGGAGCGGGGTCTCGGTCTCGAAGGCCGACCCGGGGATCATCGAGCGGTCCGTCAACGCTGTTCGGGCGGTGAACCCGGATGTGAAAGTCCTGACCGGGGCGGGCATCCAGTCGGGCGAATGCGTGAAGATCGCCGTCGATCTCGGGACCTGCGGCGTCCTGTTGGCATCGAGCGTGGTCAAGGCCGACGATCCCGAAGCGGTTCTCCGGGACCTGGTCTCGCTGCTCTAG
- a CDS encoding DUF3656 domain-containing U32 family peptidase produces MPHEHHQGSGSPELLAPAGSPEALAAAVAAGADAVYLAGRRFGARHYAANFSDEELRSAVDYAHLRGVRVYVTVNTLVRDTELPDAARYLLRLYETGVDAVLVQDAGVASLAREVVPDLPLHASTQMTVHNREGVTRAAREGFSRVVLARELTLAEIEGIAGDAEARQVGIEVFAHGALCYCYSGQCLLSSVIGGRSGNRGMCAQPCRKPYLLVVAGKDDFGRPKDLRVVPGEDRYLLSTRDLCVYPRLDLLARSPVASLKIEGRMRSAEYVATVVSIYRRALDAIAAGEAWSPSREDMRDLALAFNREFTEGYLLGAPDIMARDRPGNRGVLLGTAIGYDPRRQEATVRLVGDVAPRSGDGLAFCTQDPDEGVGAVVRGTPAVRNGMVRLSVPAPVGEGARVFLTKSADLEERAKRVMEKPLPQLPIDVTVAWEDGTPCLEATVPVPGGKPLRVRYRPDLRMEPARSRPLARDQIAEQLAKTGGTPFTVRKMDLRYPGGLFAPLGELNRVRRAFLEKVEEAVLAARRPGLDAVRAARERVDAAIAGMERPAGSHREPRLPSVSVYTDTLEGAEAAGRGGARTVYLESSTPGILEEAAAVCREGGADPVWKWPSITRRNFLDAATPLLPSLYEAGVRGVMVSGMGAADAVRRAEPRMRLYGAAGLNVWNHRTVAELAGLFLRCTASPELPGADLARLVESVGETPELEVLVQGNIEAMVTEDRLAAAVSGEEFLGLQDGHNRVFPVRRDGEGRTYIANAVETCLIDRLPRIAGMGIDAVAIDARGRGPRYAGDMARLYRAGIDAVGHRDPGTLSALKDEVKRRALGGITGGHFVRGIEE; encoded by the coding sequence ATGCCGCACGAACACCACCAGGGATCCGGGTCGCCGGAACTGCTTGCGCCGGCCGGGTCGCCGGAGGCCCTGGCCGCAGCAGTCGCCGCCGGCGCCGACGCCGTCTACCTAGCCGGGAGACGGTTTGGGGCCCGGCATTACGCGGCGAACTTCTCCGACGAGGAACTCCGCTCCGCCGTCGATTATGCACACCTCCGGGGAGTCAGGGTCTATGTCACCGTCAACACCCTTGTCCGGGACACCGAACTCCCCGACGCGGCGCGTTACCTCCTCCGGCTCTACGAGACCGGGGTCGATGCCGTCCTGGTGCAGGACGCCGGGGTGGCGTCGCTTGCCCGGGAGGTGGTCCCGGACCTCCCCCTTCATGCCTCGACCCAGATGACGGTTCACAACCGCGAAGGTGTGACCCGGGCCGCAAGGGAGGGGTTCTCCCGCGTGGTGCTGGCGCGGGAACTCACCCTCGCGGAGATCGAGGGGATCGCCGGGGACGCGGAGGCACGGCAAGTCGGCATCGAGGTTTTTGCCCACGGTGCGCTCTGCTATTGCTACTCAGGCCAGTGCCTCCTCTCCTCGGTCATCGGGGGGCGGAGCGGGAACCGCGGGATGTGCGCCCAGCCGTGCCGGAAACCCTACCTGCTCGTGGTCGCCGGGAAGGACGATTTTGGGCGCCCAAAAGACCTCCGTGTTGTGCCCGGAGAGGACCGTTACCTGCTTTCGACACGCGATCTCTGTGTATATCCACGCCTCGACCTCCTCGCGCGTTCACCGGTGGCGTCGCTCAAGATCGAGGGGAGGATGCGCTCGGCGGAGTACGTCGCCACCGTGGTGAGCATCTACCGGCGTGCCCTCGACGCGATCGCCGCCGGGGAGGCCTGGTCCCCCTCGCGGGAGGATATGCGGGACCTTGCGCTCGCGTTCAACCGGGAGTTCACGGAGGGCTACCTCCTCGGCGCTCCCGATATCATGGCCCGCGACCGGCCCGGCAACCGGGGCGTCCTGCTCGGCACGGCCATTGGCTACGACCCGCGGCGGCAGGAGGCGACCGTGCGCCTCGTCGGCGACGTCGCGCCCCGCTCCGGCGACGGGCTGGCTTTCTGCACACAGGACCCCGACGAGGGCGTGGGAGCGGTCGTCCGCGGCACCCCCGCCGTCCGCAACGGTATGGTGCGACTTTCGGTCCCCGCGCCCGTGGGAGAGGGCGCCCGGGTCTTCCTGACGAAGAGCGCCGACCTCGAGGAGCGAGCAAAGCGGGTCATGGAAAAGCCCCTTCCTCAGTTGCCCATCGACGTGACGGTCGCCTGGGAGGACGGCACGCCCTGCCTGGAGGCGACGGTTCCCGTCCCCGGCGGGAAACCGCTCCGGGTGCGCTACCGGCCGGACCTCCGGATGGAGCCGGCAAGGAGCCGGCCGCTTGCCCGGGACCAGATCGCTGAGCAGCTTGCAAAGACCGGGGGAACGCCGTTTACGGTCCGGAAGATGGACCTCCGCTACCCGGGCGGGCTCTTTGCGCCGCTCGGGGAGTTGAACCGGGTCCGGCGAGCATTCTTAGAGAAAGTCGAGGAGGCCGTGCTCGCCGCACGGCGTCCGGGGCTGGATGCGGTGCGTGCGGCCCGCGAACGGGTCGATGCGGCGATTGCCGGGATGGAGCGCCCGGCAGGTTCTCACCGGGAACCCCGGCTCCCGTCGGTCTCGGTCTACACCGATACCCTCGAGGGTGCGGAGGCCGCCGGCCGGGGTGGGGCCCGGACCGTCTACCTGGAGTCTTCTACCCCCGGTATCCTGGAAGAGGCCGCCGCCGTCTGCCGGGAGGGGGGTGCGGACCCTGTCTGGAAATGGCCGTCGATCACCCGGCGTAACTTCCTCGACGCTGCGACTCCCCTCCTCCCGTCGCTCTATGAGGCGGGCGTCCGCGGGGTGATGGTGAGCGGTATGGGCGCGGCGGACGCGGTGCGGCGGGCCGAACCCCGCATGAGGCTTTATGGCGCCGCCGGGCTGAACGTCTGGAACCACCGCACCGTCGCGGAACTGGCGGGGCTCTTCCTGCGGTGCACGGCATCCCCCGAACTCCCGGGCGCCGACCTGGCCCGGCTCGTGGAGTCGGTCGGGGAGACCCCCGAACTCGAGGTGCTCGTGCAGGGCAACATCGAGGCGATGGTGACCGAGGACCGGCTGGCGGCGGCGGTCTCCGGGGAAGAGTTCCTGGGCCTCCAGGACGGGCACAACCGCGTCTTCCCGGTCCGGCGCGACGGCGAGGGGAGGACCTACATCGCAAACGCCGTCGAGACCTGCCTGATCGACCGCCTGCCCCGGATCGCCGGGATGGGCATCGACGCCGTCGCCATCGACGCACGGGGGCGGGGGCCGCGCTACGCCGGGGATATGGCCCGCCTCTACCGGGCGGGGATCGATGCCGTGGGTCACCGGGACCCCGGCACTCTCTCGGCGCTCAAGGACGAGGTGAAACGGCGGGCACTCGGCGGCATCACCGGCGGGCATTTCGTCCGGGGGATTGAGGAGTGA
- a CDS encoding chorismate synthase gives MNTFGRNFRCTTFGESHGKAVGVVVDGCPPNIPLTEADIQPYLDRRRPGKSPLESARQESDRVEILSGTFEGRTTGAPIALVVRNRDVQSGDYDALRDVFRPGHADYTWQAKYGLRDHRGGGRSSGRETLARVAAGAVAVRCLAPCGIAIRGRVVEVHAATDPGAMEEEICAARNAGDSVGGVVEVTAAGCPAGLGDPVFGKLDAAIAGAMMGIGAVKGVELGEGFAAARLFGSEMNDPITADGFTSNHAGGVLGGISTGQEIVVRIAVKPTPSIRRVQQTVDIAGEEREISVEGRHDPCIAPRVVPVAECMLALVILDAMLEQGKYWKWARRADGAGS, from the coding sequence ATGAATACGTTCGGGAGAAACTTCAGGTGCACGACGTTCGGCGAGAGTCACGGGAAGGCGGTGGGCGTGGTCGTCGACGGCTGCCCGCCCAATATCCCCCTCACGGAGGCGGATATTCAGCCCTACCTTGATAGGAGGCGGCCGGGGAAGAGCCCGCTTGAGTCGGCACGACAGGAGTCCGACCGGGTGGAGATCCTCTCGGGGACGTTTGAAGGCAGGACGACCGGCGCCCCGATCGCGCTCGTCGTCAGGAACCGGGACGTCCAATCGGGGGACTATGACGCGCTCCGGGACGTCTTCCGGCCGGGGCACGCGGACTACACCTGGCAGGCGAAGTACGGCCTGCGCGATCACCGCGGCGGCGGGAGGAGTTCCGGCCGGGAGACCCTTGCCCGGGTCGCGGCCGGAGCGGTGGCGGTGCGCTGCCTTGCACCCTGCGGCATCGCGATCCGCGGGAGGGTCGTCGAGGTGCACGCCGCGACGGATCCGGGAGCGATGGAGGAGGAGATCTGCGCCGCTCGCAACGCGGGCGACTCCGTGGGCGGGGTCGTCGAGGTGACGGCCGCCGGGTGCCCGGCGGGTCTCGGCGACCCGGTATTCGGGAAGCTCGACGCGGCTATCGCCGGGGCGATGATGGGCATCGGTGCGGTGAAGGGCGTCGAGCTTGGCGAGGGGTTCGCCGCCGCCCGGCTCTTCGGAAGCGAGATGAACGACCCGATCACGGCAGATGGGTTTACAAGCAACCATGCGGGCGGCGTCCTCGGCGGGATCAGCACCGGGCAGGAGATCGTCGTCCGGATAGCCGTCAAGCCGACGCCCTCGATCCGCCGGGTGCAGCAGACCGTCGATATCGCCGGGGAAGAGCGGGAGATATCGGTCGAAGGACGGCACGACCCCTGCATCGCACCGCGGGTTGTACCGGTCGCGGAGTGCATGCTCGCGCTGGTTATTCTCGATGCGATGCTCGAGCAGGGGAAGTATTGGAAGTGGGCGCGACGTGCCGATGGGGCCGGTTCCTGA
- the tgtA gene encoding tRNA guanosine(15) transglycosylase TgtA has protein sequence MAITFEVIHKDIAGRVGRLRVNDKTVRTPALLPVVNPHLPLVTPREMQEMGVEALITNAYIFRRSTEYRDRAIAEGLHKVLDFDGVVMTDSGSFQLSVYGEVEVSNRDTLEFQQAIGSDIVVPLDLPTPPDAGPERAARELAVTMDRIREARQLFPDANLAAPVQGGIFTDLREEAGRAVQDLDFTFAPIGAVVPLMESYRYRELVQVVLAAKRGLSPATAVHLFGAGHPSMFALAVAMGCDLFDSAAYALFAREGRYITPHGSLKIDELAELPCPCRVCRSMTADELRQSKDRERLLALHNLHVTLAEIARIRQAIQDGTLWELVDERCRSHPRLLDGYRELLAHAAELERDDAVSKRRFFYRGSETCRRTEVLRFHEVIPRISLGERVLVSFDGRQVPGFDTVLNFKPPFGPYPVELAETFPVGQSEVPEWDDDMVRSGCAGIRALMEAHPESRFAVRCGEEWTRLVLEEVPDAEVCREQV, from the coding sequence ATGGCAATTACTTTTGAGGTCATACACAAAGATATCGCAGGAAGGGTCGGCAGGCTCAGGGTGAACGACAAAACGGTCCGGACACCTGCGCTCCTTCCGGTCGTCAACCCCCACCTTCCCCTGGTAACCCCCCGCGAGATGCAGGAGATGGGCGTCGAGGCCCTGATCACGAACGCCTACATCTTCAGGCGGAGCACGGAGTATCGCGACCGGGCGATTGCGGAGGGGCTTCATAAGGTCCTCGACTTCGACGGCGTCGTCATGACCGACTCGGGATCGTTTCAGCTCTCCGTCTACGGGGAGGTCGAGGTGAGCAACCGGGACACGCTCGAGTTCCAGCAGGCGATCGGGAGCGATATCGTCGTCCCCCTGGACCTCCCAACCCCGCCGGACGCAGGGCCCGAGAGGGCGGCACGGGAACTCGCGGTCACCATGGACCGGATCCGGGAGGCCCGGCAACTCTTCCCCGACGCGAACCTGGCAGCGCCGGTGCAGGGCGGTATCTTCACCGATCTCCGCGAAGAGGCCGGACGGGCCGTCCAGGACCTCGACTTCACCTTCGCTCCCATCGGCGCCGTGGTGCCGCTGATGGAGAGTTACCGCTACCGGGAGCTCGTGCAGGTCGTCCTCGCGGCGAAACGCGGCCTCTCCCCGGCGACCGCCGTCCACCTCTTCGGCGCGGGCCACCCGTCGATGTTCGCCCTCGCCGTCGCGATGGGCTGCGACCTCTTCGACTCGGCCGCATACGCCCTCTTCGCCCGGGAGGGGCGTTATATCACCCCGCACGGGAGCCTCAAGATCGATGAACTCGCGGAACTTCCCTGCCCCTGCCGGGTCTGCCGCTCGATGACCGCCGACGAGCTCCGGCAGTCAAAAGACCGGGAGCGGCTGCTCGCCCTCCACAACCTGCACGTCACTCTTGCAGAGATCGCCCGCATCCGGCAGGCGATCCAGGACGGGACCCTCTGGGAGCTGGTCGACGAGCGGTGCCGGAGCCATCCGCGCCTCCTCGACGGCTACCGGGAACTCCTCGCCCACGCGGCCGAACTCGAGCGCGACGATGCCGTCTCCAAGCGCCGGTTCTTCTACCGGGGCTCGGAGACCTGCCGGAGAACGGAGGTGCTCCGGTTCCACGAGGTTATACCCCGCATTTCCCTCGGGGAACGGGTGCTGGTCTCGTTCGACGGGCGGCAGGTCCCCGGGTTCGATACGGTGCTGAACTTCAAGCCTCCCTTCGGCCCCTACCCCGTGGAACTTGCGGAGACCTTCCCGGTAGGCCAGAGCGAGGTCCCGGAGTGGGACGACGATATGGTCCGGTCGGGATGCGCCGGGATCCGGGCCCTGATGGAAGCGCACCCGGAGAGCCGCTTTGCCGTCCGGTGCGGCGAAGAGTGGACGCGCCTCGTCCTCGAAGAGGTCCCGGATGCGGAGGTGTGCCGTGAGCAGGTATGA
- the arcS gene encoding archaeosine synthase subunit alpha, with translation MSRYEAGKRDGLARIGTYEHEERSVSLPAALDTDTLFPALRERPLSNVPLSADPAFVSNYFSPGEGQPVTIHPLAPPKAESGDCALVANWHTTLKNPRSYATWLATLKESIPPDTAWYAPASALPSTACLLVYSGFDLFDYRAVDLASAQKRFCLPEGEFPASLMETGVCGCEGCRDGDLKRHNRLALDREIALVRHYIEAGRLRELMESRCRADAAQVGILRFLDRNYALMERFLPVARAVPMLATTAESQNRSEIRRFADRVIERFIPTRTDVAVLLPCSARKPYSLSRSHRLFVNTVDRRAHELIVTSPLGLVPRELERVYPAGHYDVPVTGYWDREECAFIADILARYFAAHPYRRVIAHLEGGALTVAEMAAEACGFDLEVTCQGHPTSPGSLRALNDALAGERRVQTDTIRGTVSWQFATDINTKGLQIRGRSMQMAVLRGKQQLFSIDPGTGLFRPTFDGWRMIPEGYRVRIDAFVPQGDVLAPGITGCDPRIREGDEVLVEGPLAIATGRAMMGADEMLRSKRGVAVRVRKTQKF, from the coding sequence GTGAGCAGGTATGAGGCGGGGAAGCGCGACGGCCTTGCGCGGATAGGAACCTACGAGCACGAAGAGAGGAGCGTATCCCTCCCGGCCGCGCTCGATACGGACACCCTCTTCCCGGCACTCCGCGAGCGGCCTCTCTCGAACGTCCCGCTCTCCGCGGACCCCGCATTCGTCAGCAATTACTTCTCTCCTGGGGAGGGGCAGCCGGTGACGATCCACCCGCTCGCCCCGCCGAAGGCGGAATCCGGCGACTGCGCCCTGGTCGCAAACTGGCATACGACACTCAAAAACCCCCGGAGCTACGCGACGTGGCTTGCCACCTTAAAAGAGAGCATCCCGCCGGACACCGCGTGGTACGCCCCGGCCTCGGCGCTCCCCTCGACCGCCTGCCTCCTCGTCTACTCGGGATTCGACCTCTTCGATTACCGGGCCGTCGACCTTGCCTCCGCGCAGAAGAGGTTCTGTCTGCCGGAGGGAGAGTTCCCCGCCTCGCTGATGGAGACCGGGGTCTGCGGGTGCGAAGGCTGCCGGGACGGCGACCTCAAGCGGCACAACCGCCTGGCACTGGACCGCGAGATCGCCCTTGTGCGGCACTACATCGAGGCCGGAAGGCTCCGGGAGCTGATGGAGTCCCGGTGCCGCGCGGACGCCGCACAGGTGGGCATCCTCCGGTTCCTCGACCGGAACTACGCTCTTATGGAGCGCTTCCTCCCGGTGGCGCGTGCGGTGCCGATGCTTGCCACCACCGCCGAGTCGCAGAACCGCTCAGAGATCCGGCGGTTCGCCGATCGGGTGATCGAGCGGTTCATCCCGACCCGGACCGACGTCGCGGTCCTCCTCCCCTGCTCGGCGAGGAAGCCCTATTCGCTCTCCCGGAGCCACCGGCTCTTTGTGAACACGGTGGACCGGCGGGCGCACGAACTGATCGTCACCTCGCCGCTCGGCCTCGTGCCCCGGGAACTCGAGCGGGTCTATCCGGCGGGCCACTACGACGTGCCGGTGACCGGCTACTGGGACCGCGAGGAGTGCGCCTTCATCGCCGACATTCTGGCACGCTACTTCGCCGCGCACCCCTACCGCAGGGTGATCGCCCACCTCGAGGGCGGAGCGCTCACCGTCGCGGAGATGGCGGCGGAGGCCTGCGGGTTCGACCTCGAGGTGACCTGCCAGGGGCACCCGACGTCGCCGGGCTCGCTCCGGGCGCTCAACGACGCTCTTGCAGGCGAGCGGCGGGTGCAGACCGACACCATCCGGGGCACGGTCTCCTGGCAGTTCGCGACGGATATCAACACGAAAGGGCTCCAGATCCGGGGCAGAAGCATGCAGATGGCGGTGCTCCGGGGGAAGCAGCAGCTCTTCAGCATCGACCCCGGGACCGGGCTCTTCCGCCCGACGTTCGATGGGTGGCGGATGATACCGGAGGGGTACCGGGTCAGGATCGACGCGTTCGTGCCGCAGGGCGATGTCCTCGCCCCGGGGATCACGGGCTGCGACCCCCGGATACGGGAGGGCGACGAGGTGCTGGTGGAAGGGCCGCTCGCGATCGCCACCGGGCGGGCGATGATGGGAGCGGACGAGATGCTCCGGTCGAAGCGCGGGGTTGCGGTGCGGGTGAGGAAGACGCAGAAGTTTTAG